GGAAATCGACGGGAAGGTCGCCGATTTTAAGAACGGTGAATTCGGTCCTGATATCGTTTCGCAGTACTTGGTCGACTTTATCAGCAAGCAGGCAACACAGAATCCCGAGCAACCGTTCATGGTCTATTATCCGATGATCATGCCGCATTGGCCCTTCGTGCCGACGCCGGATCATCCGGACTGGGACCCAGAGATGTGGAAAGATGCTAAGAATGAACCCGGCGGATACAAGGGGCCAAAGTACTGGAATGCGATGGTGCACTACACCGACAAAATGGTCGGCAAGTTGGTCGATTGCGTTGATCAAAACGGTATTGGTGACAACACATTGATCATTTGGACGGGCGACAATGGGACCTACCAAAGCGTGACTTCTATCTGGCGTGGCAATTCCTACGTCGGCGGAAAAGGGCAAACGACCGACAACGGGACACACGTTGGCTTCATTGCCCGCTGGCCCGAAGTGATCGAAGCCGGGAGTGTTTCGGATCAATTGGTTGACTTGTCAGATGTTTTTCCGACCTTGGTGGATGCCGCCGGGCACCAACCCAAGCAAATGGAGCAGCTGTCAGGCGAAAGTTTGCTGCCAGTTTTCGAGGGCAAACCTGAAAATCGCAGTAAGGATTACATCTATTGCTGGTACGAGAGGGATGGAAAGCGTGACAAGGCCAGCGAGCACGTGCGGACGGCGAGATACAAGCTGTATTCCGACGGCAGGTTTTTTGATACGCACGACGACCTGCTTGAAAAACGTGACCTCAGTGGTTCAGAGCTAGACCAAGAGACACAGGCCGTATTCAGCAAGTTGACCGAAGCGATGGCCGTTCACAGGGAAAAAACAAAGGCAAATGACGAAGTCTTGGCAGAACGCCGATCGCGTTTCGGACGCTAATGGAACCACTTTTTCGGTCCGTTCGACGAACCTGTTGTCGGTGGGCGGGCCGCCGCCAAGCCGTCTGCGGACTGCAGTTTGCCAAACAAGTCAAATTCGCTCGGGGTTGAACGAAGATTCAGTCATTGGTCATGATGCGCCTATGGATGAGCCCCAACGTTACAGCAACGACGCCGACCTGCAGAAATTTTTTGACGCCTTAGCACGAGTTCGCCAAGGCGATGATGACGCTATTGCCGAACTCTGGGACCGATATTTTCAACAGTTGGTTCGATTGGCAGCCAAGCGTTTGCCGGCGAACTTAAAGCGTGCTGGTGACGAAGAAGACGTAGCCCTGTCTGCATTTCATTCGTTTATTGCGGGCATTCGCCGCGATCAGTTCCCCGATCTTAGCGGGCCAGATAATTTGTGGGGGCTCTTGATTACCCTCACCAGCCGGAAAGTGAACGCCCACCTGCGACACCAAACTCGACAGAAACGTGGTGGCGGATCTGTTCGGGGTGAATCGGTCTTTGTTGACCCTGAACAACTCAATCGCAATGGCGGTATCGGCGCGATCGCAAGTGACGGGAACACGGCGGATTTGACCATTGAGCTGGAAGAAGCATGTAATTCTTTGCTGGATCAATTGCCAGACGCCCAGCTGAGACAGATTGCGGTGATGCGAATGGACGGATTCCTGGTCGACGAAATCGCCGGTCGAATGGGAATTAGCAAGAGGGCCACAGAGCGGCGGCTGCAATTGATCAGGCGGATTTGGTCTGAAGAGGCAGACTCGGACGAAAGAGACTCGTCTGACTGATTGAAGGGAACCGATGCGGTGATGCAAAAATTCCAGCTGGATCGTCATCAGTGGAACCGGCCTGATCCCCATATTGATCGGGGGCTTGGCTTACGATTGGATCATTGGCATTCATTGAATTGGAAATGCTGCAGATGAACCTGAATGATCTTTCCGCTGATGATCTAGCGGCACTCGACGCGGTCTGTTTGGACTACGAACAAAAACTGCGCGCCGGAGAAAATGTCGAATCGGAAACCTTTGTTAAAGCTTTCGTTTCGCGTTATCCACAGACACCTTCCAGGGAACTGGTGGGGCTATTGCGCGAAGAGCTTGCCGCCATTGAAGCGGAAATAAAATCGACAGATTCAGCGGGCGGATCGAGCATCAGCCCACCGACCCCTTTCCAGTCGAAAACTTCGTCCGCTGACCGATCCGAAATCGAATCTCATTCACGTCGTGACTTTCCGGTTGATGGTACTGATGTCAGTCATGTTGGCACTGGGCAGACCAATCAAACTTCGAGCGGAGAAATTGAAACGCAAGGCGTGGAGACTCATTGGGCCCCGTCGGCGAATTCAGCAGGAGAAGACGGATTACTGGGTGGACGCCCTGTCAGCCAGATGGACACCGGATCTGGTCACTTGTCTTCTGGCAAGCAAGACTCGTCATCACTTGACGGTGACGGTCGGAATAAACAACCCGTTGACGTAAATCCTGTTCACGAAGGCGACCACGATACCAAGTCGCTACGTCAACGGTTTTCGATCGGCCCATTTTCTGTCACGGCAGTGCTTGCCAAAGGAGGCATGGGCGTTGTCTATCGTGCGGCTGACACTCGTCTGGATCGTCCAGTCGCGATCAAGATGCTGGGGTTTCCACATCTAGCGGCAAATGATCCGCGTCGAGTTGAATTGGTGGAGCGATTTGAAAGGGAGGCGAAGGCTGTCGCAGCGCTATCGCACCCTAACATCGTCGAGCTTTTCGATGTTGGTGTTGCCGATGGGTCGCCCTACGCTGTGATGGAATTTCTTAGCGGCATGACGCTCGCCGAGCAACTCGCCGCAGGGCCGTTGACTGTGAAGCAGACGACGGATGTCGGAATGCAAATCGCTAGTGCTTTGGCGACAGCCCATTCGTCTGGCGTCATTCATCGCGATTTAAAGCCGCAGAATGTGATGCTGGTTGATGACGCATCCGATGGCAACCTGCGCATCAAGCTTGTTGATTTTGGGTTGTCTCGAGTCAGCGATAGTGACTTGCGACAAGGCGATTCGAAAAAGACTCGTGCAGGAATGATTTTGGGCACACCTGGATACATGGCGCCCGAACAAGCCAGAGGCGAGGCCGCAACGGAAGCTGCCGATATGTTTGCCTTCGGTTGTGTGCTTTACGAATCGATGTACGGTTCACCTGCCATCGTGGGTGAGACCGCGGCGGATCGGCTGGCGTTTACCTTACAAGGTGAAATTCGTTACCCCGAAAATGCATGCGAGCAATCCAGAATTGTTTGCGATGTGATTCGTCAGTGTCTGCAAAAGGATCCGGTTCTACGTCCATCGGCAGCCGATGTCACAACCAAGCTGCGGGCCTACAACATCAAGCAAACTCGCGAGGCTGCAGAAGCAGAAATCCGGGCGGAGCTCGGGAAAACCTCTGTGTGGGAGTCCGTCACTCGTCGACATGCGCTGACAACGATTGCCGGTGGGATGCTAGGAGGATTGCTGGGGGCGCTGTCATACCGCTCGTCCGCGAATCCGATGGCGAAGGTTCAGGCGATCGCGGTTTTGACCCCAAGAGAAAACAGTCGCAACTCCAGTACCGTAGGTGATCGTGTGCCACTGGATGCCAGACGGATCGAGGACGCTGACATCTTGGCATCATCGCTTGTGAATGAATTTTCCAAGATCGATGGGTTGGCAGTGCGTCC
This genomic interval from Stieleria sp. JC731 contains the following:
- a CDS encoding sulfatase-like hydrolase/transferase, with the protein product MIMADDIGVECLGRYGSTLYSTPNLDRLAAEGIRFENAHAQPICTPSRVQLMTGIYNNENYLRFGVLDPAATTFANELRSIGYSTCIAGKWQLSGGFDAPRRFGFDNYCLWQLTRRPSRYPNPGLEIDGKVADFKNGEFGPDIVSQYLVDFISKQATQNPEQPFMVYYPMIMPHWPFVPTPDHPDWDPEMWKDAKNEPGGYKGPKYWNAMVHYTDKMVGKLVDCVDQNGIGDNTLIIWTGDNGTYQSVTSIWRGNSYVGGKGQTTDNGTHVGFIARWPEVIEAGSVSDQLVDLSDVFPTLVDAAGHQPKQMEQLSGESLLPVFEGKPENRSKDYIYCWYERDGKRDKASEHVRTARYKLYSDGRFFDTHDDLLEKRDLSGSELDQETQAVFSKLTEAMAVHREKTKANDEVLAERRSRFGR
- a CDS encoding ECF-type sigma factor, giving the protein MDEPQRYSNDADLQKFFDALARVRQGDDDAIAELWDRYFQQLVRLAAKRLPANLKRAGDEEDVALSAFHSFIAGIRRDQFPDLSGPDNLWGLLITLTSRKVNAHLRHQTRQKRGGGSVRGESVFVDPEQLNRNGGIGAIASDGNTADLTIELEEACNSLLDQLPDAQLRQIAVMRMDGFLVDEIAGRMGISKRATERRLQLIRRIWSEEADSDERDSSD
- a CDS encoding serine/threonine-protein kinase, with the protein product MAFIELEMLQMNLNDLSADDLAALDAVCLDYEQKLRAGENVESETFVKAFVSRYPQTPSRELVGLLREELAAIEAEIKSTDSAGGSSISPPTPFQSKTSSADRSEIESHSRRDFPVDGTDVSHVGTGQTNQTSSGEIETQGVETHWAPSANSAGEDGLLGGRPVSQMDTGSGHLSSGKQDSSSLDGDGRNKQPVDVNPVHEGDHDTKSLRQRFSIGPFSVTAVLAKGGMGVVYRAADTRLDRPVAIKMLGFPHLAANDPRRVELVERFEREAKAVAALSHPNIVELFDVGVADGSPYAVMEFLSGMTLAEQLAAGPLTVKQTTDVGMQIASALATAHSSGVIHRDLKPQNVMLVDDASDGNLRIKLVDFGLSRVSDSDLRQGDSKKTRAGMILGTPGYMAPEQARGEAATEAADMFAFGCVLYESMYGSPAIVGETAADRLAFTLQGEIRYPENACEQSRIVCDVIRQCLQKDPVLRPSAADVTTKLRAYNIKQTREAAEAEIRAELGKTSVWESVTRRHALTTIAGGMLGGLLGALSYRSSANPMAKVQAIAVLTPRENSRNSSTVGDRVPLDARRIEDADILASSLVNEFSKIDGLAVRPYRPMVVDDSHSYVELGKELDVEVLIDGVFKQQRRGERFFWSFYWQVIDAKEGTVVAGNEFVIEQQQESSEGQFLARSTVAAEIAKQIGKNLQTTGQHSEDQPDPHSYGCLVKGRAYADIDSTMGLQNALACFLHAHQEDPRLSEPLAASAVTALHLAARSGMPKAAGYLKTATDNFTHAMELDPHSQDARLARAMYEWQAQYDYPLAGEIFEELRRENKYDWQIEHQSSLYFAAIDREMESLDAINRAARLNPMSLMVKIDRARLDWFFNYQTRAKRDVTRYFETTPKDYPARRYVIGLLLDMYEEEVRYDEAAELMGQPTDQTFDRQRYYALREELLEAFPYGPFGVELNRAIWQLRSGGAVDESLSSRLDEASALMFPLLLAKHPAFSQMKYSPSVAQILPIAT